In a single window of the Cydia strobilella chromosome 13, ilCydStro3.1, whole genome shotgun sequence genome:
- the LOC134746729 gene encoding uncharacterized protein LOC134746729 yields the protein MQNPRCHMNLDNLDKALHDLGMLSAITEARRDYLHESNSNYGMMRLNTRYVSNVTVGYCMKRVTNKNRLCPYVLPMRHRTKSENSDAIATNMADSGRDYLNTLLEPSTSGCSNNDSAKCPAKRCQSLENLNISVEPQSSPDTPELDGVSTRIQKLQVDE from the coding sequence ATGCAGAATCCTCGCTGCCACATGAATCTAGACAACTTGGATAAGGCGCTGCACGATTTGGGCATGCTGAGCGCTATAACGGAGGCCCGGCGGGACTACCTACACGAGTCCAATTCTAATTACGGTATGATGAGACTGAACACGCGCTACGTCTCTAACGTCACCGTGGGTTATTGTATGAAGCGAGTAACCAACAAAAACAGACTGTGTCCTTACGTGTTGCCGATGCGACATAGAACGAAGAGCGAAAACTCTGACGCGATCGCCACCAACATGGCGGACAGCGGGCGCGATTACTTAAACACCCTTCTGGAGCCTTCTACGAGTGGATGCAGCAACAACGACAGTGCTAAGTGCCCCGCGAAGCGTTGCCAGTCCCTCGAAAACCTGAACATCTCCGTGGAACCTCAGTCTAGTCCAGACACCCCGGAACTGGATGGAGTGTCAACACGCATTCAGAAGCTTCAAGTTGATGAATGA